In Nostoc sp. PCC 7120 = FACHB-418, the genomic stretch AACCCAAACCACTGGGGTCACGTCCCCTACTCCAGCTAATAAACTCCTCTGGTCTTTTGGCATTCACTCGGATACGCTCTAGAGTTTCTACATCTACCCCCAAACGCTTTGCTAAATTTTGTAGAGTATAAGTATCTATCTTTACCTCACCCTGACCCTGGTAGTAGCGAGAGGATGCTTGTCTAGGTTTACTTTTACTATTGAGGTAGATAATCAGTTGATTATACGCCGTCTCTAGTTGCTCCACGCGTAAGCTGATAGCCGTCAGTTCCTCTTTCAACTCATCGGTAGAACCTGAAGAGTGCCGTGATTCTAGTTGGGCTACCCGTTGCTCTAATTGCTGTATTGACGTAAAAGTATCGATATCAGCAGTGCTATCTAATTTGTTTACTAATTCTTGGATTCCTTGCAGTACATCGTTTGTACGCCCTTGCCTGTGCAACCGTGACAACTCCCTTACAGCGTCTTTTAACGCAACGGGGACGCGGAGCATCTCGCTGGGCGGCGGTTTCTTGCTTTGAGTTTTCTTAGAGGGCATGGTGATATCAGTCTAGATATCGCTATTGTAGGACTGAAAGAGCTAATAGATTAATTCATTCAACTGGTGAATAATAATCAACTTCTGTCCGTTCTAACTCCTTTAAAAAGCCAGTTAATGCAAATGGACATTTACAACCTAGTTCTTTTTCAAGAGAATCAGCATTTAACTGGTATTCTTGACACAGAATATCAAATATATCTTCAGTAGTTAATTCTAGATTTTCATCCAGTTCCCAAAGTCATACTTCGACCCAGCTTGCTAATTCATACATGAGTACACCTACTACTGCTCAAACCAGTTCAAGTTAGGACTTGCTCCGTGTTTTCGTCGGTCAGCCTCAGCACAAGCTTTGCTATAAACTTCATCCCAACCACGAAGAAAATCCTTTTCATAAGATGCTAAGTCTTTGTATGGTATATTACTTTCTCGCTCCACAGCCAATACTACCTCTTCAAAGGTTTGGAAGTATCCAGGCTCAATTGAAATTGCCTCGAAAAACCGCAACCAATTGTTTTTAAACTCGTGACGCAATAGCTGTAATGCTTCTGGGTTCATCCTCTTACCTCGTTAACAATTACCAGATGAGCTTGAGCAGGCAAAAAATAGTAATGCGTTAGTTGATTTTAAATAACAGTCTTTTCTTGTTGCTGAGAAACTGAACTAAAAAACAGTTTTGGCAACAAAAGCCCAGAACGATTTTTGTAGTCATCAAACTCAGAGTAACGAGATAGAGATTTGTCCTTCTTCAACATATTTGGAATAAATATTGTGCTGATAAAACCTCCGAGAATCAAAAATGGAAGCCAGTGTTGAGTCAGCATGGCGAAGGCAGTATAAATAAATATTTCCCCCAGATAATTGGTGTTGCGGCAACGAGCAAAGAACCCTTCTGTTATTAAGCCCTTCTGATACTTCAGGGTATAGTATTTCTGGGCATCGCTTACAAAGTGTAGAAACACACCAAAGATATTTAAAGAAATAGCTACTGCTACTAATGGTAGTGGTGGTACTGTGCCACTACTAATAAGAATAAAAGGTGCTATCCAGTATAGATTCACCACAATAAAGATGAAAATCCCCTGTGGAACAGAAACTGGTTGCTCCCATTGTTTATCTGGGAATATGCGGTCTTTTAATAGCCACAGAAATCCATAAGTACCGTGAAGTGCTAAATACACCCAAGCTCCTATAGTGAAATTCTGGTAAACAAACATCAGGAGCAGTATGAAAAAGAAGGTTAGTCCTTTACTGAGATTGATGGCATACTTGGTTTTCATGATCTGAATAAAAATATGGCATTTGTATACCTATATGAGCATAGCAATTACGAAGGACGGTGGATGGAAATCCCGGCAGGTGGAGCAAGCTTTCAACCTATAAATCGACAAGAATTCGGAGTGAGTTCTATAAAAATTCCTTCAGGATTTGTAGTGGAACTGTCCAATTCTCAAGGAAGCGAATTATATAAAGAAAGCACTCCCTATGTAGGAGATGCGATGAACGATCGTGTCGAAGGAATTGCAATTACCCAAATATATACTTAACGCAGAGGTCTGTTAAGTATACAGTAATTGTTTAAAAGTACTCACATTCCAAGCATCGGCTGATTTATATGGCTCCTAAATTTCGTCGCCGTGGAATTGCGCTATCACTTTTTGAAGAAGCCTTTGCATGGGGGCGCGTCAGGGGCTGTACAGAAGTTGATTTGAACGTCTTGCAAAATTCACCCGCAAAAGTGCTTTATGAAAGCTTGGGATTTGAAGTATTTGAGATTGAGATGCGGCGAAAATTGTAGGTAATAAATACTTGCTTAAACTAGGCGTAGATATAGCGTAGCTGACACCAGGGGGAAGATAGTCTGGAAACTATGCTATATCTACGTTATAGCTTTTTGAGATTGAACTAGAATTTCTGCATGAATACACTGATACTTTTTACTCAATAATTGCTTCTTGCCTACCAAAGAGTGAGCGTATTTCTTTAAAACCGATATTTCACCCACAGTCCACATTATCCTTTAAGTGACACAAAGCACAACTCTGATAAAATCAGGATTTGACTTAAATATCAAAAAACCTACTTTGAATAATTAAAATGAGCAAGCTGCCAACTCTTTCTCAAACTGTCAATACTGTTGTCACCAGTATGACAGCATTTATTGTTTTAGCTACAGTTACTACAACACCTGCTGTTGCTGCTTTATTCAACTTCAAATTTGATGGCACATTAACTGGTTCTGACCCATTTGGCACTGCGGCAACAGTTTTCGGACTCAAGGGTAGTTTTGTTATAGATGCTGACGTTGCTAACTCATCTACTACTCCAATTGCCGGCAGATATAATGGAGCTATTAAAGATTTAAAGCTCACATTCGCTAGTACACCTACTCGTAATGCAGTAACGTTGAGTACAGCGAATTTTACAAGCGGAACTAATCGTAATCAAATATTTGTAGGCCCAAGGGGGACAAGAGAAGAGTTGCAATTTTTAGTTGGCAATGTTGGCTCTGCGCCTCCTTTTTTCTTACCTGACTCTTTTGGAATCATCTTTACTAACACTGACTTACCTTTAACTACTCAACTCAAAGAAGTTTTGATTCCAGCAAGCAGTACATTTACGGGTCAATTTAAGTTAACTTTGTCTGATGACCAAATTGCCACTCCTAACAATGATTTTTCCGGCTCATTGACTATCACTCCTGTCAGTGTCCCAGAGCCTAAAACAAACACTGCATTAGTTTTATTAAGTTTAGGATTTACCTACTACTGCTGGTTGAAGCAATTACGACCTATTAATCCCAAAACTTTGTAATAGTCAATAATGAAATAATATTTTCAAAGTGTGTTCCTTATTGAATTGCAAAACTAAAAAAAGCAGTGTACCACATTTAGCTATTATTAGTTTTTAAAGAATTAATTACTAACTCATGATAGAAACCATCACTCAGTCTCAAGAAACGGCAATCCTAGAGAGCTTTCTAGAATTGGTGAAATCTCCTTATGGAAATTTTGCGTCCATTGGTAAGCTTTCTCATGTTCTCAACGATCCAGATACGCTCCAAAAAGTTGTGGCAGTTCTGAGCCTAACCCCCCAAGGTAAACAGGCTTTTGAAGACCGCCCCATGCTAGGAAAAATCGATTTAGAGCAACTGCATCAATTACCGAACTATACACTGGGTTATATGTATGCAGATCACATGATTAGAAATCAATTAACGCCTCCACCTGTTAACGAAAATGTCAATCATCCATTTATGTTCCTAGCTGCTCATCTTGGCGAAACTCATGACATTTGGCACGTTGTTACAGGATGTGATACTGATAAGCCCGGTGAGGTTAAATTAGAAGCTTTTTATACCGCACAACTTATTCCAGACCGTTTATTTCTAGCTCTCCTTGCGAAGAATTTACTCAAAACCGCAATGTACGAAGTCGAACTCTGTGAGCAAATTCTAGATGGCTTGACGCAAGGTTGGATGATGGGAAAAAGAGCAAAGCCTCTGTTTGGCATTGAATGGAACAAGTTGTGGGAAACACCCTTAGAAGAATTGCAGACTTCTTTGAACATTGTACCTATCTAAGTGCGCGTGTGGCGGTTGCTACAAGAATACTTTCAATACCTTGCCGCTTGTAGTGCTAAGAAAAGTGCCAAAACTTAGCACTACATATAGCTATTAACAGCACCCATCTATTTGTTTTATTGGGTGCTTTTTATCGAAAACATTAGGGCTGCTTAATGAAGTCCCTTTAACTTGTTGACTCCCTCTGGGATTCTAGTTGGGCTACCCGCTCTTGTAACTGTAGGTAAACTATTTTAATGAAACGCCGATAACAAATAGATTTCAATTTTACGGACGCTGCAACACTTGAATTGTTGTATTCCGATTATCGGAATCGCTTGTAATTCCGACCAAGAGTTTGCCATCAGGACTGACAACGAAACGACTCATTTGCTGTTTGTCTAAAATTGCTTCTAGCTCGGCTGTTTGCAGATTCCACACCGTCAGCCACTTCTTGCTCTTACCAATAAGAACATTACGGCTCAGAGCAATGTTAGATGGGCTAAATATCTTACGAGAAAAGCTTTTGTTTGCCTTGATTGTTCCTGTTTTTAAATCTGATACTTGCAGATGGAAAGAGCGTTTTCCTGCTCGTTTGATACTAACCAGTGTCTGCCCATCTAAACTGATGCGTGCTGAGTCCGAAGGTTGGAAAAAATTTTGTCGGACTTGTTGCTCGTTGGTTGCCGTATCCCACGCCACAAGTTTACTACTCGGTAAAGTCAAAAGTACCGTTTTACCATCTGGACTAATGTCATCGAAATGGGAATATGGCAATCTGGCTTTTTGCTCAAGAGTTTTGAGATCCCAGACTTTGATCTCAGGAGAGTCACCACGATCAAGACTAATAATAGTCTTTCCGTCAGAGGAAATATCAACATGAGTAACATTGCCAGAATGACCTCTGAGTATCTTTTGAGGTTGATTTGAGGTAATATCCCAGATGCGAACTAGCCGATCGCCACTACCACTGACAACAGTTTTGCCATCAGGAGAGATTGCTAAAGCATTAATTGCACCAGAATCACTCCGTAGTGTTTTTTTCAACTTTCCTGTTTGCAGTTCCCAGACTTTGATTGTTTTATCTTGACCACCACTGACTAGAGTTTGACCGTCCGCACCGAGCGCAATTGCAGAAACTGTAGGATGTCCCTCTATGGTGCGAACGACTCTTAAATTGCAGTAGGGAGATTTAATTGCATTATGGGAACAGTACCTCTCCCTGTATTGAAAAAAAGTGAAAAGTTCATCAGGATCGATACCGAGAAAACTTAAAGTAAGGCATACCAGAATCAATAAGGCTTTGAGTTGCCATTTACCGGACTTGAAAATTTTCATCTTAATTAATGTTTTTCACTCAGAATTCTTCAACATAAGAGTCAATAATTCCGACATTTCCCACAAATCTTTATTCCGGTTATCGTCATAAATCATCAGCGTCCTGGGGTCAGCATGACGGCTCAATTTCTGCACCTTTCTAATATTCCCATCAGTAGCATCAAGCGCCGCCGTAATCGCCGAATGCCTCACCCTGTGCGGTGACATCGGTTTCTTCACCCCCGCCTTTTTAAAAGCTGCCGACACGATTTTATAGATAGCATCCGTAGTCAATCTATGCCCAGAGTTATGAAAATCTAACGCCGTAAAAATCGGTAAATCGGGTTTCAAATCCCCTCGCGCAATTAACCAATCAGCAAGAGCCGCCGCCACATCTTTGGACATATCCAAATATTCTTCATTCGTTCCCTTACCCTTACCCAAAACCCGCAACTTGCGACCATAAAAATCAAAGTCACCCACATTTAACTGACATATCTCCTGGCGACGCAAAGCTAAACCCCACAGCACTAAAAAAATTGCATAGTTGCGCTTACCAATCAAAGTCTCCCTATCAAATTGCTGTAACACCAGTGCTATCGTCTTGCTATCAACCCCCCGCGTATCCCGATAAGCCTTGACCTTTTCTCCTTCGACATCTTCCAGGGAATAGTTGCACACCCCCAGCTTGCGCCCCATCTTCGCCAAGGACTTAAGCGCCGCCAACCGCCGATTAATTGTTGCCTCCCGCACTCCAGAGGCTATCAATTTCGCCTTGTACTTCAGCACCACCATCACCGCTTGCTCTCGCTGCAAGTGCAGAAACTCCAACACACTATCACCAGTCGGCGGCAACAGAGTCATCTTCACAAAGAAATCCCTTAAATCTTTCTCGTAAGCACGCCGAGTATTGGGGTTGCGTTTATCTGCCAACAGTTGGGCCAACACATCTGGGTCTTTGTCAAGTTGTGCATCAAAATATCGCGCGATCGGTGCATCTAAACACGCCTCTAACTCTACCTTGACTAATTCCCCCCAAACCGGCTCGTTAGGCATAATTGCTCACTACTGCGTTATTGATAATGTAGGTTTCCAATAACGTTCATCATACCTCGGTGGGAGGGGGCATAAATGTTTACATTCACCTCAGAGTAAAATATTCCTTGCGGAAGTAGGCAGGTGTTAATTGTAGTTATCAACGACCGCATCCACTCAAAACAATCAGTGTTTCTTACAAATCAAAGCAGACGTGATCAGCGATTCCCTCGAAATTGATAAACTTATTGAATCTGCGGTGCGCTATTACCACAAACGACACCCAGCAGTCTTAGATAGAATTTTTTGAGAAAATCGCTTTTATGAATATAAATGTAATGTGCCAATTAGGTATTGAGCCGAGATATGTGTAAAAAGCTGCAAGATGGTCTGGAAACTCTTACTATATATAGGTTTCAGCAATTTTCAAGTGAAATTGACACAAGGGTACAAATCTTGGGTATCTATCGCTACAGAAACCGGAGTATTTATTAACTTTATTTACAGGTTTTACAACTTAGACAAAAAGCATCTTTCGCGGTGAATTGTCTGAAACTATTACAGGGTAAAGGTTATATTCATTTCAACCACACAGTATTTATAATTCTCTTTGGTAGACGAAAAGCAATTATTGACCCTCACGCTGCAAGTATGCGTGTCTCAAATCAGGCGGAACTATTAAAAACGCTAAAAGCTATATGTAGCAAGCTTTTTCAGAGCATCTTGCTCAAAATTACACATATCTCGGCTCAATACCAATTAGTTGCGGAAAGATTTAATATCCCTGTGCCTCTTCCTCCACTAGAGATCGGGAAAGAAATCTTAAATGAAAAATCCCTATCCGTAAGCTTAATTATTGGGGTAGCCTGGAGCAATGAGGACAAAGACTGGCGCTACTTGGTTGTTGATGAAGGATTCAACACCCCTCCTTTGTGGGTAAGCGCGGCGCAGATACAAGGCGAGATGTTTGCATAACAGACGTGTTAGTAACTTAAAGTTGGTTAGCCAACGAACATAAAAATTGAATGCCTCTTCTTGTAATTATGTAGTTTAAGTTTAAGCCCAGTTGTATAAAAGCAACTGGGCTTTATTTTGGCTGTTGATGTGATTGCTGAATATATTTACAACCAAATGGGGCATTTCACCACTATAGCCAAATAATTCTGGTTATGGTTTTAATTTATTAATCAGCTTTCTAGATTATTTTTCATGAAACTTAGAGTGTAGTGCATGAGATGGGAAACCTTCTCGCACTAGCTGATGTTCATTCATGTAGTCATTATCTAATATCCCATAACATTTAATTTTCTGTGCTATTTCTATAGCAAAATCATTATTGAAGACTACCCCAAAGTAGGTACTACCCTGAAAATTTTTTCCTATCCAAGTTGGGTCAATTACATCTCCATCATTATTGACTAGCCAAGCATGAGATACAGCTATAGAAACATCATCACTAATAGCAAATCCCTCACAGTAATTAAGATTTGGGAAATTTATCAGTGCTTTTAAACAATTTTCAAAGCACGATTTTGGTTGACCTTTAAATGGAGATTTGACCTGTTTTTCAAAAGATTTTCCATTGGCTAATATCAGACTTTGGATGCTTTTATGGCGAAAATCAGAACGTCTGTTAAGTTCGTCAATTAAGTCTGCTTGCTCTTTTAATCTTGCCAGCAGTCGGTCTAAGTTACTGCTCATTGTTTAAATACTTATTTGCTAGTTCTTTATTCAATTGGGGATTTCTGTTTTCGATAACTTGAATGAGGCTGACTAACCGATTAAACCAATATTCACGAATTGCGTCAATTTCTAGTCCTGCATAGTTTATTGATAACTTTTCATCTGGATTTGTAGAGATGGGTTTAGATACTGCCGCTTGATTAGCTTTTTTCATTTCTCTTGCACACAGTGCATATTCATTTTCTATCATCTTCTGGAACTCATGAGCAATACTTAGTTGTTCTGGAGTCATGTATTGCTGATTTTTAAACACATCGCTTATCACTTCATTATTAGTCATAAAACTATAATATTTGCTGTTATAGGTTTTTAAACTTTTATAACTTCCGATTCAAAAATGAAGCATCAGTTTCAGTTCCTCCATTTTTATTTTAAGCTCCATTATTATTTTATACTTGAAAATTAATTTGATTAAATTTAACTAAATATTGAACCACCAATACTTATGAAGTCCTGTCATTTTTGAGCCAGCTACAGTGTGTTCATCAGCCCAAGTTAGTGTACTACCATCCCCACACTCGTAACCATCCCCACCAAATTTGCTAACCCCCTCTTCTACTACCTGCATCATCACTTTAATAATCATTTTCTCACTTACAGAAATATTATAATGTTCTAAAAGCAGGGCTTTGATATCTTTAGTACAAACATGATCAAAAAATCTAGGCTTTTCTTGAAGAATATTAATAACTAATGTTTTTAGTTCTTCTGCTTTCACTGTTTTAAAATCCCTGTTAGTTTATTTTTTTTGACTTTTCCTAACTTCCGATTCAAAAGTGCAGCATCAGTTCAGGTTCACCATCTTCATCTGGAATCCGTAAAAAATCATTCTATAGGCTTTAGCCACCCAACACATTTTTTATAATAAAATTCTTTATCTTCACAGTTAGCAACTCTAACAGTATCATCTTGATGATGAGGAACAGGAAAAGAACTATAATATCCTTCCTTGACTGAACCATTTTCTAATAAGAAAAAATAATTACCATGTTCTTCTGGTAGTCCTTGAATTAGTTCAAACTTAAATATTTTATTTGACATTTAATTCTCCTTAAACAAATCGCTAAAATCCTTGTTCTTCTAATCGATAGTAATTGCGATTGAGTTGTTAGACCCAGCCCCCTGAATTATGATGCACCGATGTAGTGTCGATATTTTTTGTTGTGATGCAATCGCTGCCCTTTAATTAAGACGATTAGCAACAATCTCTATTAATTTTGCTATTTCATCAGGGTTAGCATCCTCTGAAGGGATAATAGATATTAAAGATAGAGAATGGTTATCCAGAACTCTCTGCGTGTGAACTGGAAGATTAGCGTAAGTGTATCCGTTTAATTCTGTCTTAATTTCTAACCCGCTTAAAGCTAATTGATTACTGTAAAAATCTACAATTGCTTTTAACCTTTGTTTACCATCAATCACTTCGTATGTATGATATGACATCTCGTAGAGAACAATTGGCATTACAGGTAAATTAAGAATAAAAGATTCAATTAGCTGAGATTTTTTAACATCATCCCAATCAAGATTAGATTGACTATCTGCATCAATCCTTATGTAATTAGGATTAGACCTAATATTTTCAACTAATCTTGGTAGCTTTACCCTATCTAATTCTTGAGATAATCTGTTTAGACCAGATTCATATTTGGCGTTAATTTCATCGTTATTCATCATTGTGATTCTTTTCCACTAATTACTAAAATTGGTTCAATCTATACTAATTTTCTTTGCTGTCTGCCTTTTACATAAGGTTGATTATGTAATAAACCCTTACACCAATTTGCTTTTATTATTCATAAGAAGTAGGATTAAGTATAATTATTCATTATCTATAAGCTTATAAATATATTCAGGCTCTAACCCTCTACCATTTCTAACAGGTGGTTTCTTAAGTTGAATCTTTTCAATTGTACGTTTTTTAGTCAATTGACTTAGCAATGAACTAATTGAGTTAGGATTCATGCCTGTATTTGATGCAATTTCAGCACGAGTGGCACTACCACCTAGTTTTCTAATAGCTCTAATAATCTTCTCTTGACTTCCAGGTTCATATTTTTTATCTTGATTTATTTCTATCCCAATAGTTGTTAAAACTTTATTAATTAATTGCTCTTTGATATCATCATCAATCGATAAAGTTTCAATCTCACTTAATGTTTGGACTGCTAAATGAATTGCTTGTATCGTTTCTAAAGGTTCCATCTGCTGATTATGATTCTTTTCCACCCATTACTAGAACTGGCTCAATCCAGACTAATTTTCTTTGCTGTGGACTTTCTGCGTCCGGTTGATTACTTAATAAGCCCCTGCGCCAATTGACACTTTTAGTATCATGTGTA encodes the following:
- a CDS encoding methyltransferase family protein, whose translation is MKTKYAINLSKGLTFFFILLLMFVYQNFTIGAWVYLALHGTYGFLWLLKDRIFPDKQWEQPVSVPQGIFIFIVVNLYWIAPFILISSGTVPPLPLVAVAISLNIFGVFLHFVSDAQKYYTLKYQKGLITEGFFARCRNTNYLGEIFIYTAFAMLTQHWLPFLILGGFISTIFIPNMLKKDKSLSRYSEFDDYKNRSGLLLPKLFFSSVSQQQEKTVI
- a CDS encoding GNAT family N-acetyltransferase; translation: MAPKFRRRGIALSLFEEAFAWGRVRGCTEVDLNVLQNSPAKVLYESLGFEVFEIEMRRKL
- a CDS encoding Coq4 family protein gives rise to the protein MIETITQSQETAILESFLELVKSPYGNFASIGKLSHVLNDPDTLQKVVAVLSLTPQGKQAFEDRPMLGKIDLEQLHQLPNYTLGYMYADHMIRNQLTPPPVNENVNHPFMFLAAHLGETHDIWHVVTGCDTDKPGEVKLEAFYTAQLIPDRLFLALLAKNLLKTAMYEVELCEQILDGLTQGWMMGKRAKPLFGIEWNKLWETPLEELQTSLNIVPI
- a CDS encoding WD40 repeat domain-containing protein, which produces MKIFKSGKWQLKALLILVCLTLSFLGIDPDELFTFFQYRERYCSHNAIKSPYCNLRVVRTIEGHPTVSAIALGADGQTLVSGGQDKTIKVWELQTGKLKKTLRSDSGAINALAISPDGKTVVSGSGDRLVRIWDITSNQPQKILRGHSGNVTHVDISSDGKTIISLDRGDSPEIKVWDLKTLEQKARLPYSHFDDISPDGKTVLLTLPSSKLVAWDTATNEQQVRQNFFQPSDSARISLDGQTLVSIKRAGKRSFHLQVSDLKTGTIKANKSFSRKIFSPSNIALSRNVLIGKSKKWLTVWNLQTAELEAILDKQQMSRFVVSPDGKLLVGITSDSDNRNTTIQVLQRP
- a CDS encoding tyrosine-type recombinase/integrase; protein product: MPNEPVWGELVKVELEACLDAPIARYFDAQLDKDPDVLAQLLADKRNPNTRRAYEKDLRDFFVKMTLLPPTGDSVLEFLHLQREQAVMVVLKYKAKLIASGVREATINRRLAALKSLAKMGRKLGVCNYSLEDVEGEKVKAYRDTRGVDSKTIALVLQQFDRETLIGKRNYAIFLVLWGLALRRQEICQLNVGDFDFYGRKLRVLGKGKGTNEEYLDMSKDVAAALADWLIARGDLKPDLPIFTALDFHNSGHRLTTDAIYKIVSAAFKKAGVKKPMSPHRVRHSAITAALDATDGNIRKVQKLSRHADPRTLMIYDDNRNKDLWEMSELLTLMLKNSE
- a CDS encoding DUF262 domain-containing protein; the protein is MMNNDEINAKYESGLNRLSQELDRVKLPRLVENIRSNPNYIRIDADSQSNLDWDDVKKSQLIESFILNLPVMPIVLYEMSYHTYEVIDGKQRLKAIVDFYSNQLALSGLEIKTELNGYTYANLPVHTQRVLDNHSLSLISIIPSEDANPDEIAKLIEIVANRLN